One part of the Aliivibrio fischeri ATCC 7744 = JCM 18803 = DSM 507 genome encodes these proteins:
- the rplA gene encoding 50S ribosomal protein L1, with protein sequence MAKLTKRMRNIREKVEVTKEYDINEAVALLKELATAKFTESVDVAVNLGIDARKSDQNVRGATVLPHGTGRDIRVAVFTQGANAEAAKEAGADLVGMEDLAELVKKGEMNFDVVVASPDAMRVVGQLGTILGPRGLMPNPKVGTVTPNVAEAVKNAKAGQVRYRNDKNGIIHTTIGKVDFDAAQLKENLEALLVALKKAKPTSAKGTFVKKVSISTTMGAGVSLDQATLNTQTN encoded by the coding sequence ATGGCAAAACTTACTAAGCGCATGCGCAATATCCGCGAAAAAGTTGAAGTTACTAAAGAATACGACATCAACGAAGCTGTTGCTCTTCTAAAAGAACTTGCTACTGCTAAGTTCACAGAAAGCGTTGACGTTGCTGTTAACCTTGGCATCGATGCACGTAAATCTGACCAAAACGTTCGTGGTGCAACTGTACTACCACACGGTACTGGTCGTGACATTCGTGTTGCTGTTTTCACTCAAGGTGCAAACGCAGAAGCTGCTAAAGAAGCTGGTGCTGATCTAGTTGGTATGGAAGATCTTGCTGAACTAGTTAAGAAAGGCGAAATGAACTTTGACGTTGTTGTTGCTTCTCCTGATGCAATGCGCGTTGTTGGTCAACTAGGTACAATCCTAGGTCCTCGCGGTCTTATGCCAAACCCTAAAGTTGGTACTGTAACGCCTAACGTAGCTGAAGCTGTTAAGAACGCTAAAGCTGGTCAAGTTCGTTACCGTAACGACAAAAACGGCATCATCCACACTACTATCGGTAAAGTGGACTTTGATGCTGCTCAACTTAAAGAGAACCTAGAAGCTCTTTTAGTTGCACTTAAGAAAGCAAAACCAACTTCTGCGAAAGGTACTTTCGTGAAGAAGGTAAGCATCTCTACTACAATGGGTGCTGGTGTATCTTTAGATCAAGCGACTCTAAATACACAAACAAACTAA